In Haloplanus rubicundus, one DNA window encodes the following:
- a CDS encoding GcvT family protein, with protein sequence MSGTLPDTAETVIVGAGAVGCSVAYHLSELGAEDVVVVDQGPLPVTGGSSTHAPGIMFQTSPSKLMTKTAHYTSRLLSDAGVYDEVGGIEVARSEERMDFLQRRVEHATAYGLPDPQLLSPAEVTDYLPLVNEDEILGGYYSPTDGRVDGIAALQWYIQQSDADFYGHTSVTDFDVSGGSITAVETDRGRIDCDRCVLATNNWGYKTGKLAGLDLPIAPVEHQYAVTEPLDELAGAEPTARVDTGDFEVPGDHRIADAMSRGPTRPVGRDQDNSLYFRTHGDAIGLGSYNHESLTVDPDAMGANTERRQASVREFTDEHWERATHPDRDKSPKRAFEELLPVSEGTEFEATENGIFVFTPDGMPVLGETAAVDDLWTALAIWWTHSGGYGKILAEWMETGVPKLPSGPVETGGIHVNRFEPHAGEKGYFVDRGATQYRQVYSIVEPRWQPDDHRGLRRSPFYAQQAELGAEFYQSGGWEAPQWYESNADLVERYADEIPEQEGWQGVNRSPIEGAEHLHTREHVSMFDMTSFSSIVVSGAGAADFLQRVCTNDVDIDEGRVRYSLLCNEGGNVLADVTVVRLGPEEFVVTTGGGNSPGIHGGWLQSHAPETVSVTVEEGARSTVGLWGPKSRLLLQRVTDADVSAEDFPYFSAKRIYVGEVPVLALRVSYVGELGWELWAPTEYGSRLWETLWEAGQDLDVRPMGGGALESMRLEKGYRLWGTDIDTDADPFSAGLGFAVDMDTDFVGREALAERQPDSRLTPITLDDSTDVIFGGRPVLDGDEALGYVVAGDYGYSLGESIAYAYLPSEYADAGTSVQVLCEGTTYDATVRDEPLFDPGRSKILR encoded by the coding sequence ATGAGTGGAACGCTTCCCGACACGGCCGAGACGGTCATCGTCGGCGCCGGCGCCGTCGGCTGTAGCGTCGCCTACCACCTCTCGGAACTCGGCGCCGAGGACGTCGTCGTCGTCGACCAGGGACCCCTTCCCGTGACCGGTGGATCGTCGACGCACGCGCCGGGCATCATGTTCCAGACGTCGCCGTCGAAGCTCATGACGAAGACGGCCCACTACACCAGCCGCCTCCTCTCCGACGCCGGCGTCTACGACGAGGTGGGCGGCATCGAGGTGGCCCGTAGCGAGGAGCGGATGGACTTCCTGCAACGGCGGGTCGAACACGCCACCGCCTACGGGTTGCCCGACCCGCAACTCCTCTCGCCCGCGGAGGTTACCGACTACCTGCCGCTGGTGAACGAAGACGAGATTCTGGGCGGCTACTACTCGCCGACCGACGGCCGGGTCGACGGCATCGCCGCCCTCCAGTGGTACATCCAGCAGTCGGACGCGGACTTCTACGGCCACACGTCGGTCACCGACTTCGACGTGAGCGGCGGTTCGATCACCGCAGTCGAGACGGACCGCGGCCGCATCGACTGCGACCGCTGTGTCCTCGCGACGAACAACTGGGGGTACAAGACGGGCAAACTCGCCGGTCTCGACCTGCCCATCGCGCCCGTCGAACACCAGTACGCCGTCACGGAGCCACTGGACGAACTGGCCGGCGCGGAGCCGACGGCCCGCGTCGACACGGGCGACTTCGAGGTGCCCGGCGACCACCGCATCGCCGACGCCATGAGCCGCGGCCCGACCCGGCCGGTCGGCCGCGACCAGGACAACTCCCTCTACTTCCGCACCCACGGCGACGCCATCGGCCTCGGCTCGTACAACCACGAGTCGCTGACGGTCGACCCCGACGCGATGGGGGCGAACACGGAGCGCCGGCAGGCGTCGGTCCGCGAGTTCACCGACGAGCACTGGGAGCGCGCGACCCACCCCGACCGCGACAAATCGCCCAAGCGGGCGTTCGAGGAACTCCTCCCCGTCTCCGAGGGCACGGAGTTCGAGGCCACCGAGAACGGCATCTTCGTGTTCACGCCCGACGGGATGCCGGTCCTCGGCGAGACGGCGGCGGTCGACGACCTGTGGACCGCCCTCGCCATCTGGTGGACGCACTCCGGCGGCTACGGCAAGATCCTCGCGGAGTGGATGGAGACGGGTGTCCCAAAGCTCCCGTCCGGCCCCGTCGAAACCGGCGGCATCCACGTGAACCGGTTCGAACCCCACGCCGGCGAGAAAGGCTACTTCGTCGACCGGGGGGCAACGCAGTACCGGCAGGTGTACAGCATCGTCGAACCGCGCTGGCAGCCCGACGACCACCGCGGCCTCCGACGGAGCCCGTTCTACGCCCAGCAGGCGGAACTCGGCGCCGAGTTCTACCAGTCCGGCGGCTGGGAGGCGCCGCAGTGGTACGAGTCGAACGCCGACCTCGTGGAGCGCTACGCCGACGAGATTCCCGAGCAGGAGGGGTGGCAGGGGGTCAACCGCTCGCCCATCGAGGGCGCCGAACACCTCCACACCCGCGAGCACGTGTCGATGTTCGACATGACCTCGTTCAGTTCCATCGTCGTCTCCGGTGCGGGCGCCGCGGACTTCCTCCAGCGGGTGTGCACCAACGACGTGGATATCGACGAGGGGCGGGTCCGGTACTCCCTGCTCTGTAACGAGGGCGGGAACGTGCTGGCGGACGTGACCGTCGTCCGCCTCGGTCCCGAGGAGTTCGTCGTGACGACCGGCGGCGGCAACTCGCCGGGCATCCACGGCGGCTGGCTCCAGTCTCACGCCCCGGAGACGGTGTCGGTCACCGTCGAGGAGGGCGCCCGATCCACGGTCGGGCTGTGGGGGCCGAAGTCCCGGCTCCTGCTCCAGCGGGTCACCGACGCGGACGTCTCCGCCGAGGACTTCCCCTACTTCAGCGCGAAGCGAATCTACGTAGGCGAGGTGCCCGTCCTCGCTCTGCGTGTCTCCTACGTCGGCGAACTCGGCTGGGAACTGTGGGCGCCGACGGAGTACGGCTCGCGTCTCTGGGAGACGCTGTGGGAGGCGGGTCAGGACCTCGACGTGCGGCCGATGGGCGGCGGCGCGCTGGAGTCGATGCGCCTGGAGAAGGGCTACCGGCTCTGGGGGACCGACATCGACACCGACGCCGACCCCTTCTCGGCCGGGCTCGGCTTCGCCGTCGACATGGACACCGACTTCGTCGGCCGGGAGGCGCTGGCCGAGAGACAGCCGGACAGCCGGCTCACCCCGATCACGCTCGACGACTCGACGGACGTGATCTTCGGCGGGCGGCCCGTCCTGGACGGGGACGAGGCGCTCGGCTACGTCGTCGCCGGCGACTACGGCTACAGCCTCGGCGAGTCCATCGCCTACGCGTACCTCCCCAGCGAGTACGCGGACGCGGGCACCTCGGTCCAGGTGCTGTGTGAGGGAACGACCTACGACGCTACCGTCCGCGACGAACCACTGTTCGACCCTGGCCGCTCGAAGATCCTTCGGTAA
- a CDS encoding GcvT family protein — protein MSDRNTLPSDAGTVIVGAGIVGCNLAYQLTELGRDDVVVVDQGPMPTTGGSSTHAPGIMFQTAEPKVLSKFANYSRQLYSELEGRDGQQAYKEVGGIEVARTEERMDFLQRRVEHATAWGLEDPQLLTPEEVTDHLPLVDSDRILGGYYSPTDGQASGVVACDALARRAMDGGAEFVPHTRTEDIELDENGDVQAVVTENGTVACDEVVVATNIWARQLGEKLDVHLPVAPVEHQYTMTESLDELADNAQDVTDHPLFEGYENVSGEKAKRLLANPDRPILRDQDNAMYYRTHGDSYGIGSYNHEPVVPAPDDLGGNDPDGNQASVHDFSERFMNEATHPDRPDKAPRTASDELIPATKDKELEFKYNGMFAESPNGLPIMGPVQGTAGLWVASAIWITHAGGAAKALAEWMETGMPKLPDGPIDLAHCDVNRFDAHEGSWDFTRDIGGEEYRIVYNIVHPKWVWEGKQRDIRRTPMYHAHERRDAELWASAGWEEPQWFESNADLVERYEDRIPDRDGWEAKYWSPIEAAEHLHVREHVGLHDMTAFNKMEVVGPDADAFVQRLCTNDMDLDVGQVRYTLMCNEAGGVRADITVTRTDDDRYLLLTTGREVGNNHVAWVREQAPEGVVVNDVTSSLAAMVCTGPDARKVLSKVADADLSDDAFPYFTSQQFYVKNVPVTALRVSYAGELGWELYTPSEYGETLWEHVMEAGAEYDIRPYGNGALDSLRIEKGFRLWGEDLHTEHNPYEAGLGFAVDLDTDFVGKEAVAAAAAGDNVRHEVACLTLDDPEAAILADRPVLDPETDEAIGYVHSAEYGYSVGACVAYTYLPPEFAEPGTDVEILYEGEKYAATVEEEPLI, from the coding sequence ATGAGTGATAGGAACACACTTCCGAGCGACGCCGGCACCGTCATCGTCGGGGCCGGTATCGTCGGGTGCAACCTCGCGTATCAGCTCACCGAGTTGGGACGGGACGACGTAGTGGTCGTCGATCAGGGACCGATGCCGACGACCGGCGGGTCCTCCACGCACGCGCCCGGCATCATGTTCCAGACGGCCGAGCCGAAGGTCCTCTCGAAGTTCGCGAACTACAGCCGACAGCTCTACTCCGAGCTCGAAGGCCGGGACGGCCAGCAGGCGTACAAGGAAGTCGGCGGCATCGAGGTGGCCCGGACCGAGGAGCGCATGGACTTCCTCCAGCGACGGGTCGAACACGCGACCGCGTGGGGACTCGAGGACCCACAACTGCTCACCCCGGAGGAGGTGACCGACCACCTGCCGCTCGTCGATTCGGACCGCATCCTCGGGGGGTACTACTCCCCGACCGACGGACAGGCGTCGGGCGTCGTCGCCTGTGACGCCCTGGCCCGGCGGGCGATGGACGGCGGCGCCGAGTTCGTCCCGCACACCCGGACCGAGGACATCGAACTCGACGAGAACGGCGACGTGCAGGCCGTCGTCACCGAGAACGGCACCGTCGCCTGTGACGAGGTGGTCGTCGCGACGAACATCTGGGCGCGGCAGTTGGGCGAGAAACTCGACGTCCACCTGCCGGTCGCCCCCGTCGAGCACCAGTACACGATGACCGAGTCGCTCGACGAACTCGCCGACAACGCACAGGACGTGACCGACCACCCCCTCTTCGAGGGCTACGAGAACGTCTCCGGCGAGAAGGCGAAACGGCTACTCGCCAACCCGGACCGTCCCATCCTGCGCGACCAGGACAACGCGATGTACTACCGGACCCACGGCGACTCCTACGGCATCGGCTCGTACAACCACGAGCCGGTCGTCCCGGCCCCGGACGACTTGGGCGGGAACGACCCAGACGGCAACCAGGCGTCGGTCCACGACTTCTCCGAGCGGTTCATGAACGAGGCGACGCATCCGGACCGCCCGGACAAGGCCCCGCGAACCGCGAGCGACGAACTCATTCCCGCGACGAAGGACAAGGAGCTGGAGTTCAAGTACAACGGGATGTTCGCCGAGTCGCCGAACGGCCTCCCGATCATGGGGCCGGTGCAGGGGACGGCTGGCCTGTGGGTCGCCTCGGCCATCTGGATCACCCACGCCGGCGGCGCGGCCAAGGCGCTCGCGGAGTGGATGGAGACGGGGATGCCGAAACTGCCCGACGGTCCCATCGACCTCGCGCACTGCGACGTGAACCGCTTCGACGCCCACGAGGGGTCGTGGGACTTCACCCGCGACATCGGCGGCGAGGAGTACCGCATCGTCTACAACATCGTGCATCCGAAGTGGGTCTGGGAGGGCAAACAGCGCGACATCCGGCGTACGCCGATGTACCACGCCCACGAGCGTCGTGACGCCGAACTCTGGGCCTCCGCCGGCTGGGAGGAGCCCCAGTGGTTCGAGTCCAACGCCGACCTCGTGGAGCGATACGAGGATCGAATCCCCGATCGAGACGGCTGGGAGGCGAAGTACTGGTCGCCAATCGAGGCGGCCGAACATCTCCACGTCCGCGAACACGTCGGCCTCCACGACATGACCGCGTTCAACAAGATGGAGGTGGTCGGCCCCGACGCCGACGCGTTCGTCCAGCGGCTCTGTACGAACGACATGGATCTCGACGTCGGGCAGGTCCGGTACACCCTGATGTGTAACGAGGCGGGCGGCGTCCGCGCCGACATCACGGTGACGCGGACCGACGACGACCGTTACCTCCTGCTCACGACGGGCCGCGAAGTCGGAAACAACCACGTCGCGTGGGTGCGCGAACAGGCGCCGGAGGGCGTCGTCGTCAACGACGTGACCTCCTCCCTGGCGGCGATGGTCTGTACCGGCCCGGACGCGCGGAAGGTGCTCTCGAAAGTCGCCGACGCCGACCTCTCGGACGACGCGTTCCCGTACTTCACGAGCCAGCAGTTCTACGTGAAGAACGTCCCGGTGACCGCCCTGCGGGTGTCCTACGCGGGCGAACTCGGCTGGGAACTCTACACCCCCTCCGAGTACGGCGAGACGCTCTGGGAGCACGTCATGGAGGCGGGCGCGGAGTACGACATCCGCCCCTACGGCAACGGCGCGCTCGACTCCCTGCGCATCGAGAAGGGGTTCCGGCTGTGGGGTGAGGACCTCCACACCGAGCACAACCCCTACGAGGCCGGTCTCGGCTTCGCCGTCGACCTCGACACCGACTTCGTCGGGAAAGAGGCCGTCGCGGCGGCCGCCGCCGGCGACAACGTCCGCCACGAAGTCGCCTGCCTCACGCTCGACGACCCCGAGGCGGCGATTCTCGCCGACCGGCCGGTGTTGGACCCCGAAACCGACGAGGCCATCGGCTACGTCCACTCCGCCGAGTACGGCTACTCGGTCGGCGCCTGCGTCGCGTACACCTACCTCCCACCGGAGTTCGCGGAGCCGGGCACCGACGTGGAGATTCTGTACGAGGGCGAGAAGTACGCCGCGACCGTCGAAGAGGAGCCACTGATCTAG
- a CDS encoding aminomethyltransferase family protein produces MTNNESQTLDAHPNHPEVDQSDRVLPRNLRQTGDPGIEMLVSTRVRKSPFFDKSFNEEGAWRCTVYNRVYHPRGLVEPEDGGAMKEYEALTESVTLWDVAVERQIRVKGPDAEALTDYLITRDATSIETMKGKYVILCNEDGGILNDPVLLRVAEDEFWFSISDSTLMQWIQGVNVGMDFDVEVDEIDVAPMQIQGPLSEDVMVEVVGEEVSEIPYYGLMDTQINGCDVLVSQTGFSGEKGFEVYVKDASENAERVWDPVMEEVKAHGGRQIAPGHHRRIAAGILSWGQDMDHETSPFQVNLGYQVPDDKEGDYIGKDELERQKELIENGEYPFNLKLVGLKIAGEPIRDYAPDFWIISDPETGKECGYMTSPWWNPELETNIGLGFVPAEKLEAETDALLNDEIYEHDLDLEFEVHLPEEYAEGDGEPAFATVAEVPFKESVNPSAREQAKLNARKESEE; encoded by the coding sequence ATGACGAACAACGAATCCCAGACGCTCGACGCACATCCGAACCACCCGGAGGTCGATCAGTCGGATCGCGTACTGCCGCGGAACCTGCGCCAGACCGGCGATCCGGGCATCGAGATGCTCGTCTCGACGCGTGTCCGAAAGTCACCGTTCTTCGACAAGTCGTTCAACGAGGAAGGCGCGTGGCGCTGCACCGTCTACAACCGCGTCTACCACCCGCGCGGCCTCGTCGAACCCGAGGACGGCGGTGCGATGAAGGAGTACGAAGCGCTGACCGAGAGCGTGACGCTGTGGGACGTGGCCGTGGAGCGCCAGATTCGCGTGAAAGGCCCGGACGCGGAGGCGCTTACGGACTATCTGATCACGCGTGACGCGACGAGCATCGAGACGATGAAAGGCAAGTACGTCATCCTCTGTAACGAGGACGGCGGCATCCTCAACGACCCGGTCCTCCTGCGCGTCGCGGAAGACGAGTTCTGGTTCTCCATCTCGGACTCGACGCTGATGCAGTGGATCCAGGGCGTCAACGTCGGCATGGACTTCGACGTGGAGGTCGACGAAATCGACGTGGCCCCGATGCAGATTCAGGGGCCGCTCTCGGAGGACGTGATGGTCGAAGTCGTCGGCGAGGAAGTGTCCGAAATCCCGTACTACGGCCTCATGGACACGCAGATCAACGGCTGTGACGTGTTGGTGAGTCAGACCGGCTTCTCCGGCGAGAAGGGCTTCGAAGTCTACGTCAAGGACGCGAGCGAGAACGCCGAACGCGTCTGGGACCCGGTGATGGAGGAGGTCAAGGCCCACGGCGGCCGACAGATCGCCCCCGGTCACCACCGTCGCATCGCGGCCGGCATCCTCTCGTGGGGCCAGGACATGGACCACGAAACCTCGCCGTTCCAGGTCAACCTCGGCTACCAGGTGCCCGACGACAAGGAGGGCGACTACATCGGCAAGGATGAACTGGAGCGCCAGAAGGAACTGATCGAGAACGGCGAGTATCCGTTCAACCTCAAACTCGTGGGCCTGAAGATCGCGGGCGAGCCGATCCGCGACTACGCGCCCGACTTCTGGATCATCTCCGATCCCGAGACGGGCAAGGAGTGTGGCTACATGACCTCGCCGTGGTGGAACCCGGAGCTGGAGACGAACATCGGTCTCGGATTCGTGCCCGCCGAGAAGCTGGAGGCCGAGACGGACGCCCTGCTCAACGACGAAATCTACGAGCACGACCTCGATCTCGAGTTCGAGGTCCACCTCCCCGAGGAGTACGCGGAGGGTGACGGCGAACCGGCGTTCGCGACGGTAGCCGAGGTGCCCTTCAAGGAGTCGGTGAATCCGAGCGCTCGCGAGCAGGCGAAGCTGAACGCCCGGAAGGAGAGCGAGGAGTAA
- a CDS encoding methylenetetrahydrofolate reductase has product MSLSKSKSTDGAPSLLAEPRFELMPFDSFEGQMEQLPEGAEIAITASPQLGLDATVEWSEKSAARGYTPIPHVAARYVRDREHLDEIATRLTEAGVTDIFVPGGDREDPVGEFESAYDLLVALDDLGHEFDEVGITGYPEGHDFLDDRTLAEAMERKAPYATYITTQLCYDPEAVLEWIETIRDRGVDLPIEVGIPGVMKYQRLLSISQKVGVGDSINFLRKTSGIVGFVRQLVGSRGKYTPDALVDGLAPYVDDPDYGIRGIHIYTFNQTADTEAWRRERLDG; this is encoded by the coding sequence ATGTCACTCTCGAAATCGAAATCCACCGACGGCGCACCGAGTCTGCTCGCGGAACCACGCTTCGAGCTGATGCCGTTCGACAGCTTCGAAGGGCAGATGGAACAGCTACCCGAGGGTGCCGAAATCGCCATTACGGCGTCGCCACAGCTCGGGCTCGACGCAACCGTCGAGTGGAGCGAGAAGTCGGCCGCGCGCGGCTACACCCCGATCCCCCACGTCGCGGCCCGGTACGTCCGCGACAGGGAGCATCTCGACGAAATCGCGACCCGACTCACCGAGGCGGGTGTCACCGACATTTTCGTCCCCGGTGGCGACCGTGAGGACCCAGTCGGCGAGTTCGAGTCCGCGTACGACCTCCTCGTCGCGCTCGACGACCTGGGTCACGAGTTCGACGAGGTGGGCATCACCGGCTACCCCGAGGGCCACGACTTCCTCGACGACCGCACGCTCGCCGAGGCGATGGAGCGGAAGGCGCCGTACGCGACGTACATCACGACCCAACTCTGTTACGATCCCGAGGCCGTCCTCGAGTGGATCGAGACGATCCGCGACCGCGGGGTCGACCTCCCCATCGAAGTGGGGATTCCGGGCGTGATGAAGTATCAGCGCCTGCTCTCCATCTCCCAGAAGGTCGGCGTCGGCGACTCGATCAACTTCCTGCGGAAGACCAGCGGCATCGTCGGGTTCGTGCGCCAACTCGTCGGCTCGCGCGGGAAGTACACCCCCGACGCTCTCGTCGACGGCCTCGCGCCGTACGTCGACGATCCCGACTACGGCATCCGCGGCATCCACATCTACACCTTCAACCAGACGGCCGACACCGAGGCGTGGCGGCGCGAGCGGCTAGACGGCTAG
- a CDS encoding HalOD1 output domain-containing protein, with protein MCAATTPRGETHHVYHDGDGRLSDTLRDAVADLTDTAPADLPPLETRINVDALDALWNTEAPDRSAAGCLTFTYGGYVVVVRSTGAVLLREATAAE; from the coding sequence ATGTGTGCCGCTACCACGCCTCGGGGTGAGACCCACCACGTCTATCACGACGGCGACGGCCGGCTGAGCGACACTCTCCGGGACGCCGTCGCCGACCTCACCGACACCGCGCCGGCCGACCTCCCGCCGCTCGAAACGCGCATCAACGTCGACGCCCTCGACGCCCTCTGGAACACCGAGGCCCCCGACCGGTCCGCCGCCGGCTGTCTCACGTTCACCTACGGCGGATACGTCGTCGTCGTCCGCAGCACCGGCGCCGTGTTACTCCGCGAGGCGACGGCCGCCGAGTGA
- a CDS encoding helix-turn-helix domain-containing protein, translating to MSLIAVVELAHPDLALTPTIESTDADVQVVSHTATDPETGMFFFLVETDSFPAFEAALERDHTVAESLLVAEASTTRIYRLRHTEGTKLISPTTTEIGGLMLEAESTTRGWSVRMQLPDRETLGTLWEHCDREDIEFELGHIYSLDQFSVDDRIGLTDAQRDALVTAYEAGYFEEPRGTSLQALAEDLGISPTAVGGRIRRGTSRLIERTLIDES from the coding sequence ATGAGCCTCATCGCCGTCGTCGAGCTCGCACACCCCGACCTCGCCCTGACGCCGACCATCGAGTCGACCGATGCAGACGTGCAGGTGGTCTCTCACACCGCGACCGATCCGGAGACGGGGATGTTCTTCTTTCTCGTCGAAACCGACTCGTTTCCGGCGTTCGAGGCCGCCCTCGAACGCGACCACACCGTCGCGGAGTCGTTGCTCGTCGCCGAGGCGTCGACGACGCGCATCTACCGGCTCCGACACACGGAGGGGACGAAGCTCATCTCGCCGACGACGACGGAAATCGGCGGGCTCATGCTCGAAGCCGAGAGTACGACCCGCGGCTGGTCCGTGCGGATGCAACTCCCCGACCGCGAGACGCTCGGCACACTCTGGGAGCACTGCGACCGTGAGGACATCGAGTTCGAACTCGGCCACATCTACTCGCTCGATCAGTTCTCCGTCGACGACCGCATCGGCCTCACCGACGCCCAGCGCGACGCCCTCGTGACCGCCTACGAGGCCGGGTACTTCGAGGAACCCCGCGGTACCTCGCTCCAGGCGCTCGCCGAGGACCTCGGCATCTCCCCGACTGCCGTCGGCGGCCGCATCCGCAGGGGAACCTCCCGGCTCATCGAGCGGACGCTGATCGACGAGTCTTGA
- a CDS encoding SDR family oxidoreductase — protein MDLGLDGNAALVSASSSGLGKASAAALAAEGANVVINGRDPDRLDDALADIREVATGDVVAVRGDLTDPDDVTRLVERTVEEFGGLDHLVTSAGGPPSGPFLDTTDEDWYEAYDLLVMSVVRLVREAAPHLQEGGGTIVNVTSGSVKEAIDGLVLSNSVRMSVVGLEKTLSRELAPDVRANTVLPGTHETPRIEELVEQGVERGDYPDYETGVAEWSAGNPAERIGQPEEFGDVVAFLCSERASYVNGAAIPVDGGDHASNL, from the coding sequence ATGGACCTCGGACTCGACGGCAACGCGGCACTGGTGTCGGCTTCCAGCAGCGGTCTCGGGAAGGCGTCCGCGGCGGCCCTCGCCGCCGAAGGCGCAAACGTCGTGATCAACGGCCGGGACCCGGACCGCCTCGACGACGCCCTCGCGGACATCCGCGAGGTGGCGACGGGTGACGTGGTGGCCGTACGGGGCGACCTGACCGACCCCGACGACGTGACTCGACTGGTCGAGCGAACCGTCGAGGAGTTCGGCGGTCTCGACCACCTCGTGACGAGCGCCGGTGGTCCCCCGAGCGGCCCCTTCCTCGACACCACCGACGAGGACTGGTACGAGGCCTACGACCTGTTGGTGATGAGCGTCGTTCGCCTCGTGCGCGAGGCGGCGCCACACCTGCAGGAGGGCGGCGGCACCATCGTCAACGTCACCTCCGGGAGCGTCAAGGAGGCCATCGACGGCCTCGTGCTCTCGAACTCGGTGCGGATGAGCGTCGTCGGCCTGGAGAAGACGCTCTCACGGGAACTCGCCCCCGACGTGCGCGCGAACACGGTGTTGCCGGGCACCCACGAGACGCCGCGCATCGAGGAACTCGTCGAACAGGGCGTCGAGCGCGGCGACTACCCCGACTACGAGACGGGCGTGGCGGAGTGGAGCGCCGGCAACCCGGCCGAACGAATCGGCCAGCCGGAGGAGTTCGGCGACGTGGTTGCCTTCCTCTGCTCCGAACGGGCGAGCTACGTCAACGGCGCGGCCATCCCCGTCGACGGCGGGGACCACGCTTCGAACCTGTAG
- a CDS encoding sodium:calcium antiporter yields MVLGLSGELVSVVLFLVGVVIVVVSVETFIEAVAEGALALGVSGFFLTVVLAGTDLENVILGIAAAYDQLPDLALGTVFGEALFILGAAVGLAGVLVPFETDVPRNYLGLMLLAPFLFFGLALDGTLSQFDGVVLTATFVPYLAIIYTLERYTDTRYLSAEEVEIMEEEREEEAEADGEADDEWFDFDLDLDVDDFVEERVPERYEGPAFLGIAVLAALGMTVGSELAVEGAKEILTILGVTGLAFGATVMSFIASLEELFLTVEPVRRGRPHIGVGNVVGSMLFFVSANAGLIAMVHPLNTSGTVVTVHWPFFLGTMLVVAVAFYRGKVGRPTGFLLLGAYAAYWVANYVV; encoded by the coding sequence ATGGTACTCGGACTGTCGGGAGAGCTGGTTTCGGTCGTGCTGTTTCTGGTCGGCGTCGTCATCGTGGTCGTGAGCGTCGAGACGTTCATCGAGGCGGTGGCGGAGGGCGCCCTCGCGCTCGGCGTCTCGGGCTTTTTCCTGACCGTCGTCCTCGCGGGCACCGACCTGGAGAACGTCATCCTCGGCATCGCGGCGGCGTACGACCAGTTGCCCGACCTGGCTCTCGGCACCGTCTTCGGCGAGGCCCTCTTCATCCTCGGCGCCGCTGTCGGCCTCGCCGGCGTCCTCGTCCCCTTCGAGACGGACGTACCGCGGAACTACCTCGGCCTGATGTTGCTCGCCCCCTTCCTCTTTTTCGGCCTCGCGCTCGACGGCACGCTCTCGCAGTTCGACGGGGTCGTCCTCACCGCGACGTTCGTCCCCTACCTCGCGATCATCTACACGCTCGAACGCTACACGGACACCCGCTACCTGTCGGCCGAGGAGGTCGAGATCATGGAGGAAGAGCGGGAGGAGGAAGCGGAGGCGGACGGCGAGGCGGACGACGAGTGGTTCGACTTCGACCTCGACCTCGACGTCGACGACTTCGTCGAGGAGCGCGTCCCCGAGCGATACGAGGGGCCGGCCTTCCTCGGTATCGCCGTCCTCGCCGCGCTCGGCATGACGGTCGGCTCGGAACTCGCCGTCGAGGGGGCAAAAGAGATCCTCACGATTCTCGGCGTGACCGGGCTGGCCTTCGGCGCGACGGTCATGAGCTTCATCGCGTCGCTGGAGGAACTGTTCCTGACCGTCGAACCCGTGCGTCGGGGGCGCCCCCACATCGGCGTCGGCAACGTCGTCGGGAGCATGCTCTTTTTCGTCAGCGCGAACGCGGGCCTGATCGCGATGGTCCACCCGCTGAACACGTCGGGAACGGTCGTGACCGTCCACTGGCCCTTCTTCCTCGGGACGATGCTCGTCGTCGCCGTCGCGTTCTACCGCGGGAAGGTGGGACGGCCGACCGGATTCCTCCTGCTCGGTGCGTACGCGGCGTACTGGGTGGCGAACTACGTCGTGTAG